A stretch of Arachis hypogaea cultivar Tifrunner chromosome 15, arahy.Tifrunner.gnm2.J5K5, whole genome shotgun sequence DNA encodes these proteins:
- the LOC112747688 gene encoding bifunctional nuclease 2-like isoform X2 yields the protein MLCSRFCVRTIPGVATVADHGNATRCSSTCLPHSSLAMDLSPLLHHAPSLRTSRLRCRKSVLISCDSSRGPSRTRSSFGDHHDDYLEASLLLSETISHYHMWRHRSQEELQWKSSTPSIPIAVQGRNLRSDNNLMRQSFLQRFQNPTIFLKISCDGDYILPIVVGKVAIEKLIDPEVEENGVCPDQFQLAKNVVERLDHEVIMVRITERVVSTYFARVYLSQPGKSNIISVDARPSDAINIANRCKAPIYVSKQIVLADAIRLGYGMGRAHNKRPTYDVVLDSAVDGPDLVAEELSMMNNMHIAIKHERFEDAAIWRDKLANLRKSKHEH from the exons ATGCTCTGTTCCCGATTCTGCGTCCGTACGATCCCCGGCGTTGCCACCGTCGCCGATCACGGCAATGCCACTCGCTGTTCCTCCACCTGCCTCCCTCACTCCTCCCTCGCAATGGACCTCTCCCCTCTCCTCCACCACGCTCCTTCCCTCCGAACAAGCCGCCTCCGATGCCGCAAATCGGTCCTCATTTCATGCGATTCCTCGCGTGGACCCTCCCGCACCAGATCCAGCTTCGGCGATCATCACGATGACTATCTCGaagcttctcttcttctctctg AAACAATTTCACACTATCATATGTGGAGGCATCGGTCTCAAGAAGAGTTACAATGGAAATCCTCTACACCATCAATTCCCATAGCTGTCCAAGGAAGAAATTTGAGATCAGATAATAATTTGATGAGACAAAGCTTTCTACAGCGTTTCCAGAATCCAACCATTTTTCTCAAGATTTCTTGTGATGGAGACTATATTCTGCCCATTGTTGTAG GAAAGGTCGCTATTGAAAAACTAATTGATCCTGAAGTTGAAGAAAATGGG GTTTGTCCAGACCAGTTCCAGTTGGCAAAAAACGTGGTTGAAAGACTAGACCATGAA GTGATAATGGTGAGGATTACAGAGAGAGTGGTCAGTACTTATTTTGCCAGAGTGTACCTTAGCCAG CCAGGGAAAAGCAATATTATTAGTGTGGATGCACGGCCCTCTGATGCCATTAATATTGCAAATAGATGCAAG GCCCCAATATATGTTAGTAAACAAATTGTCTTAGCAGATGCTATCAGGCTTGGTTATGGAATGGGCAGAGCGCATAACAAAAGACCTACTTATGATGTAGTACTTGACAG TGCTGTAGATGGTCCTGATTTAGTAGCTGAAGAACTTAGTATGATGAATAACATGCATATAGCTATCAAACATGAAAGATTTGAAGATGctg
- the LOC112747690 gene encoding ankyrin repeat domain-containing protein, chloroplastic-like, which translates to MFHYMALLNPPHPPSIFSSFPFFTPSPQFLKFPRIWKNPHSLPTSFQSFNEEEDEHVIGDCLVYEEGIFDDPISQNQTNSHSDNSRTLTPTRTKPSSKKQVPEIATENLVPDKWREVQAELNITKKERRKIAQEMEFNSKVMKKRQGLVPLRDMNLDEYKAYKEAKLAQLKPLVLDNPSGFPVKEEGSIRNGGDLNDGYDNGGGGSRRVEPKNPKWAVYGKGLDNVTEFFNSEDYDPASADTKNNEGHRRLFTKEEKALLNKRVPDLEAATSEKWLPLHTLAACGEFYLLDSLMKHNVDINAVDKDGLTALHKAIIGKKQAITNYLLRNSANPFVLDRDGATLLHYAVQTASSQTIKILLLYNVDLNLQDNDGWTPLHLAIQAQRTDLVRLLLIKGADKTIKNKDGLTPLDLCLYSGQSPRTYELIKLLKLPQGRTRLESR; encoded by the exons ATGTTCCACTACATGGCTCTGCTGAATCCTCCTCATCCTCCCTCTATCTTCTCTTCATTCCCATTCTTCACTCCTTCTCCGCAGTTTCTCAAATTCCCCAGAATCTGGAAGAACCCACACTCTCTCCCCACATCCTTCCAGTCCTTCAACGAAGAAGAAGACGAACACGTTATTGGCGACTGTCTCGTCTACGAGGAAGGAATTTTCGATGACCCCATTTCGCAAAACCAGACCAATTCCCACTCTGATAATTCTCGCACTCTCACCCCAACCAGAACCAAACCAAGTTCCAAGAAGCAGGTTCCTGAAATTGCCACTGAAAACTTGGTTCCCGACAAATGGAGGGAGGTTCAGGCAGAACTCAACATAACCAAGAAGGAGAGGCGCAAGATTGCTCAGGAGATGGAGTTCAACAGCAAGGTTATGAAGAAGAGACAAGGCTTGGTTCCATTGAGGGACATGAACCTTGACGAGTATAAGGCTTATAAGGAGGCCAAGTTGGCACAACTGAAACCCCTTGTTCTCGATAACCCTTCTGGTTTTCCAGTGAAAGAGGAAGGTTCCATCAGAAATGGAGGTGATTTGAATGATGGGtatgataatggtggtggtggtagtcgGCGTGTAGAGCCTAAGAATCCTAAGTGGGCTGTTTATGGGAAGGGTTTGGACAATGTCACTGAGTTTTTCAACAGTGAGGACTATGACCCTGCCAGTGCTGATACTAAGAACAACGAAG GTCACCGGAGGTTGTTCACTAAGGAGGAGAAGGCTTTATTGAATAAGCGAGTACCAGATTTGGAAGCTGCTACTTCA GAAAAATGGCTTCCGCTGCACACTCTTGCTGCATGTGGAGAATTCTACCTTTTAGATTCTTTGATGAAGCATAATGTAGATATTAATGCTGTTGATAAG GATGGTTTGACAGCTCTTCACAAAGCGATCATTGGAAAAAAGCAAGCGATTACTAACTATCTCTTGAGAAATTCAGCTAATCCTTTCGTATTGGATAGA GATGGGGCCACCTTGTTGCACTATGCAGTACAAACAGCTTCTAGCCAGACAATTAAAATTCTCTTATTATACAATGTGGATTTAAATCTTCAGGACAAT GATGGCTGGACACCATTACATCTTgccattcaagctcagagaacaGATTTAGTTAGGCTTCTACTCATTAAAGGTGCTGATAAGACAATAAAGAACAAG GATGGTTTAACACCACTTGATCTTTGCCTTTACTCTGGTCAAAGTCCCAGAACATACGAGCTAATCAAGTTGTTGAAGTTGCCGCAAGGGCGCACAAGACTCGAGTCCAGGTAG
- the LOC112747688 gene encoding bifunctional nuclease 2-like isoform X4 yields MWRHRSQEELQWKSSTPSIPIAVQGRNLRSDNNLMRQSFLQRFQNPTIFLKISCDGDYILPIVVGKVAIEKLIDPEVEENGVCPDQFQLAKNVVERLDHEVIMVRITERVVSTYFARVYLSQPGKSNIISVDARPSDAINIANRCKAPIYVSKQIVLADAIRLGYGMGRAHNKRPTYDVVLDSAVDGPDLVAEELSMMNNMHIAIKHERFEDAAIWRDKLANLRKSKHEH; encoded by the exons ATGTGGAGGCATCGGTCTCAAGAAGAGTTACAATGGAAATCCTCTACACCATCAATTCCCATAGCTGTCCAAGGAAGAAATTTGAGATCAGATAATAATTTGATGAGACAAAGCTTTCTACAGCGTTTCCAGAATCCAACCATTTTTCTCAAGATTTCTTGTGATGGAGACTATATTCTGCCCATTGTTGTAG GAAAGGTCGCTATTGAAAAACTAATTGATCCTGAAGTTGAAGAAAATGGG GTTTGTCCAGACCAGTTCCAGTTGGCAAAAAACGTGGTTGAAAGACTAGACCATGAA GTGATAATGGTGAGGATTACAGAGAGAGTGGTCAGTACTTATTTTGCCAGAGTGTACCTTAGCCAG CCAGGGAAAAGCAATATTATTAGTGTGGATGCACGGCCCTCTGATGCCATTAATATTGCAAATAGATGCAAG GCCCCAATATATGTTAGTAAACAAATTGTCTTAGCAGATGCTATCAGGCTTGGTTATGGAATGGGCAGAGCGCATAACAAAAGACCTACTTATGATGTAGTACTTGACAG TGCTGTAGATGGTCCTGATTTAGTAGCTGAAGAACTTAGTATGATGAATAACATGCATATAGCTATCAAACATGAAAGATTTGAAGATGctg